The Flavobacterium faecale genome has a segment encoding these proteins:
- a CDS encoding DUF2795 domain-containing protein: MYWTLELASYLSDAPWPANKDELIDYAIRAGAPLEVVENLQSIEDEGEIYESMEEIWPDYPTDEDYLWNEDEY; this comes from the coding sequence ATGTATTGGACATTAGAATTAGCATCCTATTTAAGTGATGCACCGTGGCCTGCTAACAAAGACGAACTTATTGACTACGCTATACGTGCTGGTGCACCATTAGAAGTAGTAGAAAACCTTCAGTCTATTGAAGACGAAGGCGAGATATATGAATCAATGGAAGAAATTTGGCCAGATTATCCAACTGACGAAGATTATCTTTGGAATGAGGACGAATATTAG
- a CDS encoding O-methyltransferase, producing MLFQIKSYIKFLWHSKNEHAVHSPFVFSLITKCFYDKQQKPAYSILKKYREALLSNQNTITVTDFGAGSKVFRSNTREIAQIAKTAGISPKRAKLLYRISHYFESKSILEIGTSLGLATVPLALGNAESQVTTLEGCPETAQLAMKQFKTFDLKNIHIQVGEFDVTFEKIEIENAAYDLVYFDGNHSKKATLDYFHTLLPTASNDTVWIFDDIHWSEDMEAAWSDIKRHPTVTVTIDTYQWGFVFFRKEQPKEHFIIRI from the coding sequence ATGCTATTCCAAATAAAATCTTACATAAAATTTCTTTGGCATTCCAAAAATGAGCATGCTGTGCACTCCCCTTTTGTATTCAGTTTGATCACTAAATGTTTTTATGACAAACAGCAAAAACCAGCCTATTCTATTTTAAAAAAATATCGAGAGGCACTTTTATCCAACCAAAATACAATTACGGTTACTGATTTTGGAGCTGGTTCGAAAGTATTTAGATCGAATACCCGCGAGATTGCTCAAATTGCAAAGACAGCCGGAATTAGCCCAAAAAGAGCCAAATTACTGTACCGAATTAGCCATTATTTTGAATCGAAAAGCATTCTCGAAATCGGAACTTCTTTGGGACTGGCAACGGTACCACTTGCTCTAGGCAATGCAGAAAGTCAAGTAACAACGCTTGAAGGTTGCCCCGAAACTGCCCAACTGGCAATGAAGCAATTTAAAACTTTCGATCTGAAAAACATTCATATACAAGTGGGCGAATTCGACGTTACTTTCGAAAAAATCGAAATCGAAAACGCAGCTTATGACCTTGTCTATTTTGATGGCAATCATTCGAAAAAAGCCACTTTAGATTATTTCCACACACTACTGCCTACGGCAAGCAATGATACCGTATGGATTTTTGACGACATTCATTGGTCCGAAGATATGGAAGCAGCATGGTCAGACATTAAACGGCACCCGACTGTAACAGTTACCATCGACACCTATCAATGGGGTTTTGTTTTTTTTCGAAAAGAGCAACCCAAAGAACATTTTATAATCCGAATCTAA
- a CDS encoding DUF1810 domain-containing protein, producing MKYDLNRFKTAQDSCYSQVLQEMKNGKKVSHWMWFIFPQIAGLAKSGTAKKYELTTKEEAEHFLQDEVLSKRLLELTRILAYDIDSKTAEEIFGFPDFLKFHSSMTLFYTVVLSNKQYENNSDYLCFEDTIKKYYDGKLDKSTLEILKATT from the coding sequence ATGAAATATGATTTAAATAGATTTAAGACTGCTCAAGATAGTTGCTACTCACAAGTCCTTCAAGAAATGAAAAACGGTAAGAAAGTAAGCCATTGGATGTGGTTTATATTTCCGCAAATAGCAGGGTTGGCTAAATCTGGGACAGCAAAAAAATATGAGCTTACTACTAAGGAAGAGGCTGAACACTTTTTGCAAGACGAAGTACTTTCTAAAAGACTACTCGAACTAACAAGAATTTTAGCTTATGATATTGATAGTAAAACCGCAGAGGAAATATTTGGATTTCCTGATTTTCTAAAATTCCACTCTTCTATGACGCTATTTTATACTGTCGTATTATCGAACAAACAATATGAGAATAACAGTGATTATTTGTGTTTCGAGGATACAATTAAAAAATACTACGATG
- the secA gene encoding preprotein translocase subunit SecA has product MSFINSILKAFVGDKSEKDVKALQPYLKKIKSFEETLITLSHDDLRARTYYFKNQIKEGRTAIDSKISTLKEEVEATEDIDQREDLYEKIDALEKEAYEISEKTLLEILPEAFAVVKETARRFKDNSQISVTATEQDRVFSALKPYVSIEGDKSVWQNQWNAAGKAITWDMIHYDVQLIGGMVLHQGKVAEMQTGEGKTLVATLPMYLNALTGNGVHLVTVNDYLAKRDSTWKAPLFEFHGMTVDCIDNHQPSSEGRKAAYNADITYGTNNEFGFDYLRDNMTHSPDDLVQRKHNFAIVDEVDSVLIDDARTPLIISGPVPQGDRHEFNELKPKIENLVSMQRQLANGFLSEAKKLIKEGNTKEGGILLLRAYRSLPRNKALIKFLSEEGIKQLLQKTENSYMQDNNREMHKIDEALYFVIEEKNNQVELTDNGIKYLSGDTDADFFVLPDIGTEIAAIEKKNLDKDAEAEEKERLFQDFSIKSERIHTLTQLLKAYSLFEKDVEYVIMDNKIMIVDEQTGRIMDGRRYSDGLHQAIEAKENVKIEAATQTFATVTLQNYFRMYNKLGGMTGTAVTEAGELWEIYKLDVVEIPTNRPIARQDKEDFIYKTTREKFNAVIEDVTELSKAGRPVLIGTTSVEISELLSRMLKMRGVPHNVLNAKMHKQEAQIVEEAGKPGVVTIATNMAGRGTDIKLSAEVKAAGGLAIVGTERHDSRRVDRQLRGRAGRQGDVGSSQFYVSLEDNLMRLFGSERVAKVMDRMGLEEGEVIQHSMMTKSIERAQKKVEENNFGVRKRLLEYDDVMNAQREVVYKRRRHALFGERLKLDIANMLYDTCEVVVQSSKGLNDYKAFEFDVIRYFSITSPVSEADFGKLTDIEITGKLYKEALKYYAEKTERSAREAFPIIAGVYEDQSNQYERIVVPFTDGVKSLNVVTDLKKAYESQGKQLIADFEKNITLAIVDEAWKKHLRKMDELKQSVQLAVHEQKDPLLIYKFEAFNLFTGMLNGINKEVISFLFKGDLPQQSAPEIIHEARELPRPKENLTIQKDEIVSSEAANREAGDTQQRQVTETITRDMPKINRNDTVTIQNVASGQTQEMKYKKAETLVATGQWVVVK; this is encoded by the coding sequence ATGAGTTTCATAAACAGCATTTTAAAAGCTTTTGTCGGAGACAAATCCGAGAAAGATGTTAAGGCATTACAGCCTTACCTAAAGAAGATCAAGTCCTTTGAGGAAACTTTGATCACTTTGTCACATGATGACCTTAGAGCGAGAACGTACTATTTCAAAAATCAAATCAAAGAAGGACGTACTGCTATTGATTCTAAAATAAGCACGCTTAAAGAAGAAGTAGAAGCTACTGAAGACATTGACCAAAGAGAAGATCTTTACGAAAAAATCGATGCCCTTGAAAAAGAAGCTTACGAAATCTCTGAAAAAACATTGCTAGAAATTCTTCCAGAAGCTTTTGCAGTAGTAAAAGAAACTGCTAGACGTTTCAAAGACAATTCTCAAATTTCAGTTACGGCTACAGAGCAAGATAGAGTTTTCTCTGCCTTGAAACCTTACGTATCTATTGAAGGAGATAAATCTGTTTGGCAAAACCAATGGAATGCTGCTGGTAAAGCTATTACCTGGGATATGATTCACTACGACGTTCAGTTGATTGGTGGTATGGTATTGCACCAAGGTAAAGTGGCCGAAATGCAAACGGGAGAAGGAAAAACATTGGTTGCAACACTACCAATGTACTTGAATGCCTTGACTGGAAACGGAGTACACTTGGTAACCGTGAATGATTACTTGGCAAAACGTGATAGTACTTGGAAAGCACCATTGTTCGAATTTCATGGTATGACCGTAGATTGTATTGACAATCACCAACCAAGCTCTGAAGGAAGAAAAGCAGCCTACAACGCAGACATTACTTATGGTACCAATAACGAATTTGGTTTTGACTACCTGAGAGATAATATGACGCATTCACCTGACGATTTAGTACAACGCAAACACAATTTTGCTATTGTCGATGAGGTCGATTCGGTTTTGATTGATGATGCTAGAACGCCATTGATTATTTCTGGACCAGTACCACAAGGAGACCGTCATGAATTTAATGAGTTGAAACCAAAAATCGAAAACCTTGTTAGCATGCAACGTCAGCTAGCAAACGGATTTTTGTCTGAGGCCAAAAAATTAATCAAAGAAGGTAACACCAAAGAAGGTGGTATCTTGCTTTTGAGAGCTTATAGAAGTTTACCTAGAAACAAAGCCTTGATCAAATTCTTAAGTGAAGAAGGAATCAAGCAATTGCTTCAAAAAACGGAAAACAGTTATATGCAGGACAACAACCGTGAAATGCATAAAATTGACGAAGCTTTGTACTTTGTTATCGAAGAAAAAAACAATCAAGTAGAATTGACAGACAACGGTATCAAATACCTGTCTGGTGATACTGATGCCGATTTCTTTGTACTTCCAGATATTGGGACAGAAATCGCAGCTATCGAAAAGAAAAACTTGGACAAAGACGCTGAAGCAGAAGAAAAAGAACGTTTGTTCCAAGATTTCAGTATCAAAAGTGAGCGTATCCATACGTTAACACAATTGCTAAAAGCGTATTCATTATTCGAAAAAGATGTTGAGTACGTAATCATGGACAACAAAATTATGATTGTCGATGAGCAAACAGGTCGTATCATGGACGGTCGTCGTTATTCTGACGGATTGCACCAAGCGATTGAAGCCAAAGAAAATGTAAAAATCGAGGCCGCTACTCAAACCTTTGCAACGGTAACTTTGCAAAACTATTTCAGAATGTACAACAAATTAGGTGGTATGACTGGAACAGCGGTAACTGAGGCTGGAGAGCTTTGGGAAATCTATAAATTGGACGTAGTCGAAATTCCGACCAACAGACCAATCGCTCGTCAAGACAAAGAAGACTTCATCTACAAAACAACACGTGAAAAATTCAACGCTGTTATTGAAGATGTAACCGAATTATCAAAAGCAGGTCGTCCGGTACTTATTGGTACAACCTCTGTAGAAATCTCCGAATTATTAAGCCGTATGCTTAAAATGAGAGGAGTACCTCATAATGTATTGAATGCCAAAATGCACAAGCAAGAGGCACAAATCGTTGAAGAAGCAGGTAAACCTGGAGTAGTGACTATTGCAACCAACATGGCGGGTCGTGGAACAGATATTAAATTATCTGCAGAAGTGAAAGCCGCAGGTGGATTGGCAATCGTAGGTACAGAACGTCACGATTCACGTCGTGTTGACCGCCAGTTGCGTGGTCGTGCAGGACGTCAAGGAGATGTGGGTAGCTCACAATTCTACGTTTCGCTAGAAGACAACCTAATGCGTTTGTTTGGATCAGAAAGAGTTGCCAAAGTAATGGACAGAATGGGACTTGAAGAAGGCGAAGTAATTCAGCACTCTATGATGACCAAATCTATTGAGCGTGCTCAAAAGAAAGTCGAAGAAAACAACTTTGGTGTACGTAAACGTTTATTAGAGTATGATGATGTAATGAATGCACAACGTGAAGTAGTATACAAACGTCGTCGTCACGCTTTGTTTGGAGAACGTTTAAAACTAGACATCGCAAACATGTTGTATGACACTTGCGAAGTTGTAGTGCAGTCTAGCAAAGGATTAAATGATTACAAAGCTTTTGAATTTGATGTTATTCGTTATTTCTCTATCACCTCACCTGTGAGCGAAGCAGATTTCGGAAAACTTACAGACATTGAAATCACTGGAAAATTATACAAAGAAGCGTTGAAATACTACGCCGAAAAAACAGAACGTAGTGCTAGAGAAGCTTTCCCTATCATTGCAGGAGTTTATGAAGATCAAAGCAACCAATACGAACGTATTGTGGTTCCGTTTACAGATGGTGTAAAATCATTGAACGTTGTAACCGATCTTAAAAAAGCATACGAATCTCAAGGAAAACAGTTAATCGCTGACTTCGAAAAAAATATTACACTAGCCATTGTTGATGAAGCTTGGAAAAAGCATTTACGCAAAATGGACGAATTGAAACAATCAGTTCAATTGGCAGTGCATGAGCAAAAAGATCCTTTGCTTATTTACAAATTCGAAGCTTTTAACTTGTTCACCGGAATGCTTAACGGAATCAACAAAGAAGTGATTTCTTTCCTTTTCAAAGGAGATTTACCTCAACAATCGGCTCCAGAGATCATTCATGAAGCAAGAGAATTACCTCGTCCAAAAGAGAATTTAACCATTCAAAAAGACGAAATCGTTTCTAGCGAAGCTGCCAACCGTGAAGCAGGCGATACACAGCAACGTCAAGTGACGGAAACGATCACTCGTGATATGCCAAAAATCAACCGCAATGACACCGTTACTATTCAAAATGTAGCTAGTGGACAAACGCAAGAGATGAAATATAAAAAAGCAGAAACTTTAGTTGCAACAGGCCAATGGGTTGTTGTTAAATAA
- a CDS encoding ABC transporter ATP-binding protein has product MDNPLIKINNIKRNFALGEEIVYVLKGIDLEIKKGEYVALMGPSGSGKSTLMNLLGCLDTPTSGTYVLNNKDVSKMKDDELAGIRNKEIGFVFQTFNLLPRMNAMDNVALPMIYAGFTKHERRARAAEVLTQVGLADRMDHQPNQLSGGQRQRVAVARALVNKPSIILADEPTGNLDSKTSIEIMMLFNEIHSNGNTVILVTHEEEIAAYANRIIRLRDGMIESDTTKGS; this is encoded by the coding sequence ATGGACAACCCATTAATTAAAATTAACAACATCAAACGTAACTTTGCTTTAGGAGAAGAGATTGTTTATGTTCTCAAAGGCATTGATTTAGAAATAAAAAAAGGAGAATATGTGGCTTTAATGGGACCATCTGGTTCTGGTAAATCGACATTAATGAACCTTTTAGGTTGTTTGGACACGCCTACATCGGGTACTTATGTCTTAAACAATAAGGATGTTAGTAAGATGAAAGATGATGAGTTGGCCGGCATTCGAAACAAAGAAATTGGTTTTGTATTTCAAACTTTTAATCTATTGCCTCGAATGAATGCCATGGACAATGTGGCTTTACCGATGATTTATGCTGGCTTCACCAAGCACGAACGACGAGCACGTGCTGCAGAAGTACTTACCCAAGTTGGACTTGCGGACCGTATGGATCACCAACCCAACCAACTATCTGGTGGACAACGCCAGCGTGTTGCAGTTGCACGAGCTCTAGTTAACAAACCTTCCATCATTTTGGCCGATGAACCTACCGGGAATTTAGATAGTAAAACATCTATCGAAATTATGATGCTTTTTAACGAAATACATTCAAACGGAAATACCGTAATCCTCGTTACACACGAAGAAGAAATTGCCGCTTACGCAAATAGAATAATCCGATTGAGAGATGGTATGATTGAAAGTGATACTACTAAAGGTTCTTAG
- a CDS encoding IS110 family transposase gives MCKIIGIDISKETFDVGFINDSKWCHFVFENTEKGFRKLLKEVDLTDWIVMEASGPYYLQLALFFYKKQINVSVLNPLIIRRYSQTRLYRAKTDKKDAQTIAEYGAQYDLKKWKPETKSIIEIKQLYTALELIQKEINQSKRQLEAFTSAGVLSKDLATTLKSIIKFLKAKSTKLEQQIEVKAEQFYKSTLERLKSIPGIGTKTAIMLTVITNDFEKFENHKQLIAYVGFSPRLYQSGTSVRGKGHICKMGKSQIRKLMYLCSWSAKRCNPDCVKMYNRLNEKGKPERVIKIALANKLLKQAFSIVKNQTYYSEKFIDKACF, from the coding sequence ATGTGTAAAATAATAGGAATCGACATTAGTAAAGAAACTTTTGATGTTGGATTTATAAATGATTCCAAATGGTGTCATTTTGTATTTGAGAACACTGAAAAAGGTTTTCGCAAGTTATTAAAAGAAGTAGATTTAACCGACTGGATTGTTATGGAAGCATCGGGACCTTATTATCTTCAGTTAGCATTATTTTTTTACAAGAAGCAAATAAATGTATCTGTTTTAAATCCATTAATAATAAGAAGATATAGTCAAACTAGACTGTATAGAGCTAAAACAGATAAGAAAGATGCTCAAACAATCGCAGAGTATGGAGCTCAATATGATTTAAAAAAATGGAAACCTGAAACAAAAAGTATCATTGAAATCAAACAGCTTTATACTGCTTTGGAACTAATTCAAAAGGAGATAAATCAAAGTAAACGGCAATTAGAAGCATTTACCTCGGCAGGGGTACTATCTAAAGACTTGGCTACTACTTTAAAATCAATAATTAAATTTTTAAAAGCTAAAAGCACCAAGTTAGAACAACAAATAGAAGTCAAAGCAGAGCAATTTTACAAATCAACTTTAGAACGTTTAAAGAGTATTCCTGGTATAGGAACTAAGACAGCAATCATGTTAACAGTCATAACAAATGATTTTGAAAAATTTGAAAACCACAAACAGCTCATTGCTTATGTAGGTTTTAGCCCAAGGCTCTATCAGTCAGGTACAAGTGTAAGAGGGAAAGGGCATATTTGTAAAATGGGAAAGTCTCAAATAAGAAAATTAATGTACCTGTGTAGTTGGTCTGCGAAAAGATGTAATCCTGATTGTGTCAAAATGTATAATCGACTTAATGAAAAAGGAAAACCAGAGCGGGTTATAAAAATAGCTTTGGCTAATAAATTATTAAAACAGGCTTTTTCAATAGTAAAAAACCAAACATATTATTCTGAAAAATTTATAGATAAAGCTTGTTTTTAA
- a CDS encoding cob(I)yrinic acid a,c-diamide adenosyltransferase yields MKIYTKTGDKGTTALFGGTRVSKDHIRIDSYGTVDELNSYIGLIRDQEMDVHYKNVLIEIQDRLFTVGAILATPPEKEVLKNGELRLKKLGIIASDLEFLENEIDSMELALPPMTHFVLPGGHTTVSYCHIARCVCRRAERLAVHLNHEEPIEELTIQYLNRLSDYLFVLARKLTFDLQAEEVKWIPRK; encoded by the coding sequence ATGAAAATATACACAAAAACAGGAGACAAAGGAACCACCGCACTTTTTGGAGGTACTAGAGTCTCAAAAGATCATATACGCATCGATAGTTATGGAACTGTTGACGAATTGAACTCTTATATCGGTTTAATTCGTGATCAAGAAATGGATGTGCACTATAAAAATGTACTAATCGAAATTCAGGATCGCTTGTTTACCGTAGGCGCTATTTTGGCTACTCCTCCCGAAAAAGAAGTTTTGAAGAACGGAGAATTGCGCTTGAAAAAGTTAGGAATCATAGCTTCTGACTTAGAATTTTTGGAAAATGAAATCGATTCTATGGAGCTAGCCCTCCCTCCTATGACGCATTTTGTGCTCCCAGGCGGACATACAACTGTGTCATATTGTCATATAGCGCGTTGCGTATGCCGTAGAGCTGAGCGCCTTGCAGTGCACTTAAACCACGAGGAACCTATTGAAGAACTGACGATTCAGTACCTAAACCGACTTTCTGACTACCTTTTTGTCTTGGCACGAAAGTTGACTTTTGACTTACAAGCGGAGGAAGTGAAGTGGATACCGAGGAAGTAA
- a CDS encoding carbonic anhydrase codes for MDIEQIFENNKKWIAKQLQTNENYFDELGKGQSPEFLYIGCSDSRVSAEELMGLQPGDVFVHRNIANMVPNTDLNSMSVINYAVMHLKVNHIVVCGHYGCGGVHAAMQQSDLGILNPWLRNIRDVYRIHRKELDALTDEEEKYKRLIELNVQEQCMNVIKTAEVQKANRERNLKVYGWIFDIHSGELIDLKIDFDATLKNIMSIYKITD; via the coding sequence ATGGACATCGAACAAATTTTCGAAAACAATAAAAAATGGATTGCCAAACAATTGCAAACCAATGAAAATTATTTTGACGAATTAGGAAAAGGGCAATCGCCTGAATTTTTATACATCGGTTGTTCAGACAGTCGTGTTTCTGCCGAAGAATTAATGGGATTACAACCCGGAGATGTTTTTGTGCACCGAAATATCGCTAATATGGTTCCGAATACCGATCTTAATTCTATGTCGGTAATCAATTATGCCGTGATGCATCTTAAGGTAAACCATATCGTGGTATGCGGCCATTACGGTTGTGGCGGTGTACACGCAGCCATGCAGCAATCTGATTTGGGAATTTTAAATCCGTGGTTGCGAAATATTAGAGACGTTTATCGCATTCACCGTAAAGAACTCGATGCCTTAACAGATGAAGAAGAGAAATACAAGCGATTGATCGAGTTGAATGTACAAGAACAATGCATGAATGTCATTAAAACAGCCGAGGTGCAAAAGGCAAACCGTGAACGAAACTTGAAAGTGTACGGATGGATATTTGACATTCACTCAGGGGAATTAATTGATCTTAAAATCGATTTTGATGCCACATTGAAAAACATCATGTCGATTTATAAAATCACCGATTAG
- a CDS encoding beta strand repeat-containing protein, giving the protein MLFTLCVFFVQIGSAQEVTVINQKGTKIKVVNNKVTTSATAPTAPFENDVWFDSSTTPSTIKIYDGTVWLIMEHKGTKGSVFFAGTNGLPKEDNSQLFWDSTNNRFGVGTNSPTNKLEVSGAIGAQGILNSDGTENEPSFRFKDDTNTGMYSPAADEIGFTVGGVEAMKIDEPTTNNTVVIINQTLELQGSLLDTSNSAGTAGQVLSSTATGTSWIDSANGSETKVTAAGINTISGAGTTASPYLITGTEVDGSVTNEINTSVASSANTLTVTDSGGAKSASIVNSNALSIASGAITSTVNGVASTAITLPVADGSETKVTAAGINTISGAGTTASPYLITGTEVDGSVTNEINTSVASSANTLTVTDSGGAKSASIVNSNALSIASGAITSTVNGVASTAITLPVADGSETKVTASGINIISGAGTTASPYLITGTEVDGSVTNEINTSVASSVNTLTVTDSGGAKSASIVNSNALSIASGAITSTVNGVASTAITLPVADGSETKVTAAGINTISGAGTTASPYLITGIEVDGSVTNEINTSVASSVNTLTVTDSGGAKSASIVNSNALSIASGAITSTVNGVASTAITLPVADGSETKVTASGINTISGAGSTASPYLITGREVDGSVTNELQTLSQSTGASGTGDITLSNSGGTVKVVSANANNQITAGTDGGAYLSTVAIVVPKTSNYTLVAADNGKVFTFNSATAVTLTVPTGLTIGFNVSVYQIGSGNVTVSGGATILNRLSRFKTAGVSAGIGLVITATNTAHLTGDLKK; this is encoded by the coding sequence TTGTTATTTACGTTATGTGTGTTTTTTGTGCAAATAGGTAGTGCGCAGGAAGTTACCGTTATTAATCAGAAAGGAACAAAAATTAAAGTTGTAAACAATAAAGTAACCACCTCTGCAACGGCTCCAACCGCACCATTTGAAAATGATGTTTGGTTTGATAGCAGCACTACACCTAGCACCATTAAAATATATGATGGTACGGTATGGCTAATTATGGAGCATAAAGGAACTAAAGGATCTGTGTTTTTTGCAGGTACCAATGGTTTGCCAAAAGAAGATAACTCGCAATTGTTTTGGGATAGTACGAATAACAGATTTGGAGTAGGAACAAATTCTCCTACCAACAAATTAGAAGTTTCTGGTGCGATTGGTGCGCAAGGAATACTGAATTCCGACGGAACAGAAAATGAACCTTCTTTCCGATTTAAAGACGATACCAATACAGGAATGTACAGTCCCGCAGCTGATGAAATTGGATTTACTGTAGGAGGTGTAGAAGCAATGAAGATCGATGAGCCTACTACAAATAATACGGTTGTTATAATTAATCAAACGCTAGAATTACAAGGTTCATTGCTAGATACAAGTAATTCTGCTGGTACTGCTGGTCAGGTTCTATCGTCAACTGCAACTGGAACAAGTTGGATTGATAGCGCTAATGGTTCTGAAACCAAAGTTACTGCGGCAGGAATTAATACAATTTCTGGAGCAGGGACAACCGCTTCACCTTATTTAATTACAGGAACAGAAGTTGACGGAAGTGTAACAAACGAGATTAATACAAGTGTTGCCTCGTCTGCAAACACATTAACAGTAACAGACTCAGGAGGTGCAAAATCTGCATCGATTGTTAATTCAAATGCGCTGAGCATCGCTTCTGGAGCTATCACAAGTACAGTAAACGGCGTTGCTTCTACGGCGATTACCTTACCAGTTGCTGATGGTTCTGAAACCAAAGTTACTGCGGCAGGAATCAATACAATTTCTGGAGCAGGGACAACCGCTTCTCCATATTTAATTACAGGAACAGAAGTTGACGGAAGTGTAACGAACGAAATTAATACAAGTGTTGCCTCGTCTGCAAACACATTGACAGTAACAGACTCAGGAGGTGCAAAATCTGCATCGATTGTTAATTCAAATGCGCTGAGCATCGCTTCTGGAGCTATCACAAGTACAGTAAATGGCGTGGCTTCTACAGCGATTACCTTACCCGTTGCTGATGGTTCTGAAACTAAAGTTACTGCGTCAGGAATTAATATAATTTCGGGAGCAGGGACAACCGCTTCTCCATATTTAATTACAGGAACAGAAGTTGACGGAAGTGTAACGAACGAAATTAATACAAGCGTTGCCTCTTCTGTAAACACTTTAACAGTAACAGACTCAGGAGGTGCAAAATCTGCATCGATTGTTAATTCAAATGCGCTGAGCATCGCTTCTGGAGCTATCACAAGTACAGTAAACGGCGTTGCTTCTACGGCGATTACCTTACCAGTTGCTGATGGTTCTGAAACCAAAGTTACTGCGGCAGGAATTAATACAATTTCTGGAGCAGGGACAACCGCTTCACCTTATTTAATTACAGGAATAGAAGTTGACGGAAGTGTAACAAACGAAATTAATACAAGTGTTGCCTCTTCTGTAAATACTTTAACAGTAACAGACTCAGGAGGTGCAAAATCTGCATCGATTGTTAATTCAAATGCGCTGAGCATCGCTTCTGGAGCTATCACAAGTACAGTAAATGGCGTGGCTTCCACAGCGATTACCTTACCCGTTGCTGATGGTTCTGAAACTAAAGTTACTGCGTCAGGAATTAATACAATTTCGGGAGCAGGGTCAACCGCTTCTCCATATTTAATTACAGGAAGAGAAGTTGACGGAAGTGTAACTAATGAACTTCAAACACTAAGCCAATCCACAGGGGCTTCAGGAACAGGTGATATTACCTTAAGTAATAGTGGAGGTACTGTAAAAGTTGTAAGTGCCAATGCTAATAATCAAATAACAGCAGGTACAGATGGAGGTGCTTACTTGTCAACAGTAGCAATTGTTGTACCTAAAACCTCAAATTATACATTAGTAGCTGCAGATAACGGAAAAGTTTTTACTTTTAATAGTGCAACCGCAGTTACACTTACGGTACCAACAGGCTTGACCATTGGTTTTAACGTAAGTGTTTATCAAATTGGGTCAGGAAATGTCACTGTGTCTGGCGGTGCAACTATTTTGAATAGATTATCAAGATTTAAAACTGCCGGTGTAAGTGCAGGTATAGGCCTAGTGATTACAGCTACCAATACAGCTCATCTAACGGGAGACTTAAAAAAATAG